The following are from one region of the Siniperca chuatsi isolate FFG_IHB_CAS linkage group LG13, ASM2008510v1, whole genome shotgun sequence genome:
- the LOC122887298 gene encoding nucleolin-like isoform X2, whose protein sequence is MAKTDATRSRTRRSKVVTSEVVEEQDNVSTEGQTETVSSGEQIVRTEEEMKQDQDEQDSQKDTVIEVKGSTSTVTVSWDKKNDEGKIDDMEKRTNASDQMMDSEKQITFSADAVGSSEDAPAESTETKQEIQQSGDKQESDTVAEENESTPTVTVTWEKKNEEGERDDIKKDTSGGEQMIVKETAVNGKRKAQSTVETSPSKKTKLINDGFCLFVGNLNNSKTFEEVKDSLANYFMTQSLLVQDIRLDQSKKHAYVDLASEMDLTKALTLNGEMVLDKPMKIAKAKIKSEDKGKVKSPAEDKKAKDGRCLFLKNVPYNATKKDILKIFRKAVAVRFPGGTEGPNKGIAFVEFKNKTIAKKIRQKKRVAKIQGRVLIVDRVGETNVPKVTKANDSNTTKAAAPPNNTLFVSNLSYNVKEKNLKKVFQKAVSINIPQRNGKPRPRGFAFVEFATVADAEKALQSSQNIKICKREVRVQFCEMQAKSEKAKVLSKTLIVMGLADKTTAETLKSAFEGALSARVTVDKKTGVSKRFGFVEFEREENCKAVKEAMEDCEIDGSKVTVAYAKPKGEKGPPGARGGLAGRPGGQPAGQAAGRGGRGSRGGRGRGAGTPQDAVKEVENKG, encoded by the exons ATGGCGAAGACAGAC GCTACAAGAAGTAGAACAAGACGAAGCAAAGTTGTCACCAGTGAAGTTGTAGAAGAACAGGACAACGTTAGCACTG AAGGACAGACTGAGACTGTCTCTTCGGGTGAACAAATAGTcagaacagaggaggagatgaaacaGGATCAAGATGAACAAG ATTCTCAGAAGGACACTGTCATTGAAGTAAAAGGAAGTACGTCCACTGTGACTGTATCCTGGGACAAGAAGAATGACGAAGGAAAAATTGATGATATGGAAAAGAGAACCAATGCAAGTGATCAGATGATGGATAGTG AAAAGCAGATCACCTTTTCAGCTGATGCAGTCGGTTCCTCAGAGGACGCTCCCGCTGAGAGTACAGAGACAAAACAAGAGATACAGCAATCTGGAGATAAACAAG AATCTGACACCGTTGCTGAAGAAAATGAGAGTACACCCACAGTAACCGTAACCTGGGAGAAGAAGAATGAGGAAGGAGAACGCGATGATATTAAAAAGGATACCAGTGGAGGTGAACAGATGATTGTTAAAGAGACAGCAG TAAATGGAAAACGGAAGGCACAGTCTACTGTTGAGACCTCCCCATCAAAGAAAACTAAGCTCATCAATGATG gtttctgtctttttgttggCAACCTGAACAACTCTAAAACATTTGAAGAAGTCAAAGATTCATTAGCAAATTACTTCATGACACAAAGTCTCCTGGTTCAAGACATCAGATTAGACCAGTCCAA AAAACATGCGTATGTAGATTTGGCCTCAGAGATGGACTTGACCAAAGCCTTGACGTTAAATGGAGAGATGGTACTTGATAAGCCAATGAAGATCGCCAAAGCAAAGATCAAAAGTGAGGACAAGGGGAAGGTGAAATCTCCAGCGGAGGACAAAAAAG CCAAAGATGGCAGATGTTTGTTTCTGAAGAACGTCCCGTACAAcgcaacaaaaaaagacattctgAAAATCTTCCGCAAGGCTGTCGCCGTCAGGTTTCCTGGTGGAACTGAAGGCCCAAACAAAGG TATTGCCTTTGTGGagttcaaaaataaaaccattgcTAAGAAAATACGGCAGAAAAAACGAGTAGCCAAGATCCAAGGCCGGGTTTTGATTGTGGACCGTGTAGGAGAAACAAATGTGCCTAAAGTCACCAAAGCTAATGACAGCAATACCACTAAAG ctgcagctcctccaAATAACACCTTATTTGTGAGCAATTTGTCTTataatgtgaaagaaaaaaacctcaAGAAAGTCTTTCAGAAAGCTGTTAGTATAAACATACCTCAAAGAAACGGCAAACCAAGACCAAGAGG ATTTGCATTTGTCGAGTTTGCAACTGTGGCAGATGCTGAAAAGGCCTTGCAGTCATCCCAAAACATTAAGATCTGCAAAAGGGAGGTCAGAGTACAATTCTGCGAAATGCAAGCAAAGTCAGAGAAGGCAAAAG TCCTATCAAAAACACTGATCGTGATGGGCCTCGCTGACAAGACGACTGCAGAGACTCTGAAAAGTGCTTTTGAAGGGGCTCTCAGTGCAAGAGTCACTGTAGATAAAAAGACAGGAGTTTCAAAAAG GTTTGGTTTTGTGGAATTTGAGAGGGAAGAAAACTGCAAAGCTGTCAAAGAAGCCATGGAGGACTGTGAGATAGACGGCAGCAAAGTGACTGTGGCTTATGCAAAACCCAAGGGCGAAAAGGGCCCGCCGGGCGCCAGAGGAGGCTTGGCGGGACGTCCTGGTGGACAGCCTGCAGGTCAGGCGGCTGGCAGAGGTGGAAGAGGCAGCAGAGGAG GTAGAGGACGTGGAGCTGGCACGCCACAGGATGCTGTTAAAGAAGTGGAAAATAAAGGCTAA
- the LOC122887298 gene encoding nucleolin-like isoform X1 yields the protein MAKTDATRSRTRRSKVVTSEVVEEQDNVSTEGQTETVSSGEQIVRTEEEMKQDQDEQDSQKDTVIEVKGSTSTVTVSWDKKNDEGKIDDMEKRTNASDQMMDSEKQITFSADAVGSSEDAPAESTETKQEIQQSGDKQESDTVAEENESTPTVTVTWEKKNEEGERDDIKKDTSGGEQMIVKETAVNGKRKAQSTVETSPSKKTKLINDGFCLFVGNLNNSKTFEEVKDSLANYFMTQSLLVQDIRLDQSKKHAYVDLASEMDLTKALTLNGEMVLDKPMKIAKAKIKSEDKGKVKSPAEDKKAAKDGRCLFLKNVPYNATKKDILKIFRKAVAVRFPGGTEGPNKGIAFVEFKNKTIAKKIRQKKRVAKIQGRVLIVDRVGETNVPKVTKANDSNTTKAAAPPNNTLFVSNLSYNVKEKNLKKVFQKAVSINIPQRNGKPRPRGFAFVEFATVADAEKALQSSQNIKICKREVRVQFCEMQAKSEKAKVLSKTLIVMGLADKTTAETLKSAFEGALSARVTVDKKTGVSKRFGFVEFEREENCKAVKEAMEDCEIDGSKVTVAYAKPKGEKGPPGARGGLAGRPGGQPAGQAAGRGGRGSRGGRGRGAGTPQDAVKEVENKG from the exons ATGGCGAAGACAGAC GCTACAAGAAGTAGAACAAGACGAAGCAAAGTTGTCACCAGTGAAGTTGTAGAAGAACAGGACAACGTTAGCACTG AAGGACAGACTGAGACTGTCTCTTCGGGTGAACAAATAGTcagaacagaggaggagatgaaacaGGATCAAGATGAACAAG ATTCTCAGAAGGACACTGTCATTGAAGTAAAAGGAAGTACGTCCACTGTGACTGTATCCTGGGACAAGAAGAATGACGAAGGAAAAATTGATGATATGGAAAAGAGAACCAATGCAAGTGATCAGATGATGGATAGTG AAAAGCAGATCACCTTTTCAGCTGATGCAGTCGGTTCCTCAGAGGACGCTCCCGCTGAGAGTACAGAGACAAAACAAGAGATACAGCAATCTGGAGATAAACAAG AATCTGACACCGTTGCTGAAGAAAATGAGAGTACACCCACAGTAACCGTAACCTGGGAGAAGAAGAATGAGGAAGGAGAACGCGATGATATTAAAAAGGATACCAGTGGAGGTGAACAGATGATTGTTAAAGAGACAGCAG TAAATGGAAAACGGAAGGCACAGTCTACTGTTGAGACCTCCCCATCAAAGAAAACTAAGCTCATCAATGATG gtttctgtctttttgttggCAACCTGAACAACTCTAAAACATTTGAAGAAGTCAAAGATTCATTAGCAAATTACTTCATGACACAAAGTCTCCTGGTTCAAGACATCAGATTAGACCAGTCCAA AAAACATGCGTATGTAGATTTGGCCTCAGAGATGGACTTGACCAAAGCCTTGACGTTAAATGGAGAGATGGTACTTGATAAGCCAATGAAGATCGCCAAAGCAAAGATCAAAAGTGAGGACAAGGGGAAGGTGAAATCTCCAGCGGAGGACAAAAAAG CAGCCAAAGATGGCAGATGTTTGTTTCTGAAGAACGTCCCGTACAAcgcaacaaaaaaagacattctgAAAATCTTCCGCAAGGCTGTCGCCGTCAGGTTTCCTGGTGGAACTGAAGGCCCAAACAAAGG TATTGCCTTTGTGGagttcaaaaataaaaccattgcTAAGAAAATACGGCAGAAAAAACGAGTAGCCAAGATCCAAGGCCGGGTTTTGATTGTGGACCGTGTAGGAGAAACAAATGTGCCTAAAGTCACCAAAGCTAATGACAGCAATACCACTAAAG ctgcagctcctccaAATAACACCTTATTTGTGAGCAATTTGTCTTataatgtgaaagaaaaaaacctcaAGAAAGTCTTTCAGAAAGCTGTTAGTATAAACATACCTCAAAGAAACGGCAAACCAAGACCAAGAGG ATTTGCATTTGTCGAGTTTGCAACTGTGGCAGATGCTGAAAAGGCCTTGCAGTCATCCCAAAACATTAAGATCTGCAAAAGGGAGGTCAGAGTACAATTCTGCGAAATGCAAGCAAAGTCAGAGAAGGCAAAAG TCCTATCAAAAACACTGATCGTGATGGGCCTCGCTGACAAGACGACTGCAGAGACTCTGAAAAGTGCTTTTGAAGGGGCTCTCAGTGCAAGAGTCACTGTAGATAAAAAGACAGGAGTTTCAAAAAG GTTTGGTTTTGTGGAATTTGAGAGGGAAGAAAACTGCAAAGCTGTCAAAGAAGCCATGGAGGACTGTGAGATAGACGGCAGCAAAGTGACTGTGGCTTATGCAAAACCCAAGGGCGAAAAGGGCCCGCCGGGCGCCAGAGGAGGCTTGGCGGGACGTCCTGGTGGACAGCCTGCAGGTCAGGCGGCTGGCAGAGGTGGAAGAGGCAGCAGAGGAG GTAGAGGACGTGGAGCTGGCACGCCACAGGATGCTGTTAAAGAAGTGGAAAATAAAGGCTAA